In the Prosthecomicrobium sp. N25 genome, one interval contains:
- the coaE gene encoding dephospho-CoA kinase (Dephospho-CoA kinase (CoaE) performs the final step in coenzyme A biosynthesis.) produces the protein MIVLGLTGSIGMGKSTTAGIFAERGVPVHEADATVHRLYRGSAVPFVEAAFPGTTRDGAVDRERLSAAVLGRPEAIARLEAIVHPLVRAEEAAFLDRCRAAGVPLVLLDIPLLFETGGADRVDAVAVVSAPPEVQRARVLARPGMTAEKLDAILARQMPDAEKRRRAHFVIDTGRGLEAARAQVDGILRTTAQMVGTVGRRGLAPDSPV, from the coding sequence GTGATCGTCCTGGGCCTGACCGGCTCGATCGGCATGGGCAAGTCGACGACCGCCGGCATCTTCGCCGAGCGCGGCGTGCCGGTCCACGAGGCGGATGCGACCGTGCACCGCCTCTATCGGGGCTCCGCCGTGCCGTTCGTCGAGGCCGCCTTCCCGGGCACGACCCGCGACGGCGCGGTCGACCGCGAGCGCCTGTCCGCCGCCGTGCTCGGCCGCCCGGAGGCCATCGCCCGCCTGGAGGCGATCGTGCATCCGCTGGTCCGCGCCGAGGAGGCCGCGTTCCTGGACCGCTGCCGCGCCGCCGGCGTTCCGCTCGTCCTGCTCGACATCCCGCTCCTCTTCGAGACCGGAGGGGCGGACCGCGTCGACGCGGTGGCGGTCGTCAGCGCCCCGCCGGAGGTCCAGCGCGCCCGGGTGCTCGCCCGTCCCGGCATGACGGCCGAGAAGCTCGATGCCATCCTGGCCCGGCAGATGCCGGACGCCGAGAAGCGCCGCCGCGCCCATTTCGTGATCGACACCGGCCGTGGCCTCGAGGCCGCGCGCGCCCAGGTCGACGGCATCCTGCGGACGACCGCCCAGATGGTGGGGACGGTCGGACGCCGCGGGCTTGCGCCCGACTCCCCGGTGTGA
- a CDS encoding shikimate dehydrogenase, producing the protein MTIRAAVIGWPIAHSRSPLIHGHWLRRYGIDGSYERIAVAPEDAPRFFAELPGSGLAGCNVTVPHKEAALAACARVEPAAEAIGAVNTLWIERGELCGTNTDAIGFLANLDDRAEGWDRDPGVAVVLGAGGAARAIAWGLIGRGFTVRLVNRTLARAEELARRFGSGTTAHGWPDLPGLLGDSRLLVNTTSLGMAGKGDLEIDLSPLPGDVLVTDAVYVPLETPLLAAARARGLRTVDGLGMLLHQAVPGFERWFGLRPTVTPELRDIILADIEGRAP; encoded by the coding sequence ATGACCATCCGCGCCGCAGTCATCGGCTGGCCCATCGCCCATTCCCGCTCGCCGCTCATCCATGGTCATTGGCTTCGCCGGTACGGCATCGACGGATCCTACGAGCGCATCGCCGTCGCTCCCGAGGATGCCCCCCGCTTCTTCGCCGAACTGCCCGGATCCGGGCTCGCCGGCTGCAACGTCACCGTCCCCCACAAGGAGGCCGCGCTCGCCGCCTGCGCCCGGGTCGAGCCCGCCGCCGAGGCGATAGGGGCCGTGAACACCCTGTGGATCGAGCGGGGAGAACTCTGCGGCACGAATACGGACGCGATCGGCTTCCTCGCCAATCTCGACGACCGTGCCGAAGGTTGGGACCGAGACCCGGGCGTCGCCGTCGTGCTCGGGGCCGGCGGGGCGGCCCGCGCGATCGCCTGGGGACTGATCGGCCGGGGCTTCACGGTCCGCCTCGTCAACCGCACGCTCGCCCGCGCCGAGGAGCTCGCCCGCCGTTTCGGCTCCGGCACGACCGCCCACGGCTGGCCGGACCTGCCCGGGCTCCTGGGCGACAGCCGCCTTCTGGTCAACACGACCTCGCTCGGCATGGCCGGCAAGGGCGACCTGGAAATCGACCTGTCCCCGTTGCCAGGGGACGTGCTCGTCACCGATGCCGTCTATGTGCCGCTCGAGACGCCCTTGCTGGCCGCAGCCCGCGCCCGCGGCTTGCGCACCGTCGACGGGCTCGGCATGCTCCTGCACCAGGCAGTGCCCGGCTTCGAACGCTGGTTCGGCCTCCGCCCGACCGTGACGCCCGAATTGCGGGATATCATCCTCGCCGACATCGAGGGGAGGGCACCGTGA
- a CDS encoding Maf family protein: MTRAAAPLLVLASRSPARMKLLGAAGLDFEAIGAGVDERAVETPLLARGAGPGEVALHLAEAKALAVSARMPGRLVLGADQTLGLGAEVLVKAETRAEACRQLGRLQGRTHELHAAVAAAEAGVVVWRHVSVARLTMRPLDPAAVDDYLDAAGEGILGSVGCYHLEGLGIRLFEAIEGDYFTVLGLPMLPLLGWLRGRGLIDAPGESFA; encoded by the coding sequence GTGACCCGCGCCGCCGCCCCGCTCCTGGTCCTCGCCTCCCGGAGCCCCGCCCGCATGAAGCTCCTCGGCGCCGCAGGCCTCGATTTCGAAGCCATCGGCGCCGGCGTCGACGAGCGCGCCGTCGAGACGCCTCTCCTGGCCCGCGGCGCCGGCCCGGGCGAGGTCGCCCTGCACTTGGCCGAGGCCAAGGCGCTCGCCGTCTCGGCCCGGATGCCGGGCCGCCTCGTGCTCGGCGCCGACCAGACGCTCGGCCTTGGCGCCGAAGTCCTCGTCAAGGCGGAGACCCGCGCCGAGGCCTGCCGCCAGCTCGGCCGCCTGCAGGGCCGCACTCACGAGCTCCATGCCGCGGTGGCCGCGGCCGAGGCGGGCGTGGTCGTCTGGCGCCACGTGTCGGTCGCGCGCCTGACGATGCGTCCCCTCGACCCCGCCGCCGTCGACGACTATCTGGATGCGGCCGGGGAGGGGATCCTGGGCAGCGTCGGCTGCTACCACCTCGAGGGCCTGGGCATCCGCCTCTTCGAGGCGATCGAGGGTGACTATTTCACGGTCCTGGGCCTTCCCATGCTGCCGCTCCTCGGTTGGCTGCGCGGCCGCGGGCTGATCGACGCCCCGGGGGAGAGTTTCGCATGA
- a CDS encoding pyruvate, water dikinase regulatory protein yields MQNAPNYFHLHLVSDSTGETLITVARAAAAQYEAIEPIEHVHPLVRSDRQLDRALIEIEAAPGIVLYTLVNQDLSARLERFCRDQGAPCVSVLAPVHDVFRTYLNVAQTHRAGAQHELDATYFRRIDAMNFTLVHDDGQLPEDADDADVVIIGVSRTSKTPTSIYLANRGVKVMNIPFVPGVPIPESVFAAEKPLVVGLVASPERIAQIRENRILALGGRSFDTSYVDRQAIAQEVAQMRRLCADNGWSIIDVTRRSIEETAAAIINLQRDRK; encoded by the coding sequence GTGCAGAACGCGCCCAACTACTTCCATCTCCATCTGGTTTCCGATTCCACCGGCGAGACGCTCATCACCGTCGCGCGCGCCGCCGCGGCGCAATACGAGGCGATCGAGCCGATCGAGCACGTCCATCCCCTCGTCCGCAGCGACCGGCAGCTCGACAGGGCGCTCATCGAGATCGAGGCCGCGCCGGGAATCGTCCTCTACACCCTCGTCAACCAGGACCTCTCGGCCCGGCTCGAACGCTTCTGCCGCGACCAGGGCGCGCCCTGCGTGTCGGTCCTGGCCCCGGTCCACGACGTCTTCCGCACCTACCTGAACGTCGCCCAGACCCACCGCGCGGGCGCGCAGCACGAACTCGACGCCACCTATTTCCGCCGCATCGACGCGATGAACTTCACCCTCGTGCATGACGACGGGCAGCTCCCGGAGGATGCGGACGACGCCGACGTGGTGATCATCGGCGTGTCGCGCACCTCCAAGACCCCGACCTCCATCTACCTCGCCAACCGCGGCGTGAAGGTGATGAACATTCCCTTCGTCCCCGGCGTCCCCATCCCCGAATCGGTCTTCGCCGCCGAGAAGCCGCTGGTGGTCGGCCTGGTGGCGAGCCCCGAGCGCATCGCGCAGATCCGCGAGAACCGCATCCTGGCGCTCGGCGGACGCAGCTTCGACACGAGCTACGTCGACCGTCAGGCGATCGCGCAGGAGGTCGCGCAGATGCGGCGGCTCTGCGCCGACAACGGCTGGTCGATCATCGACGTGACCCGCCGGTCGATCGAGGAGACGGCGGCCGCCATCATCAATCTGCAGAGGGACCGGAAGTGA